Proteins encoded together in one Gemmatimonadota bacterium DH-78 window:
- a CDS encoding NFACT RNA binding domain-containing protein — MRWDAPLLASLARTLDDRLRGARLRAVAPDFDAQRMALHFREATLLIRLHPNEAGVFLLDAAEPPPEARPLASKLRGVSTPADDRILIFSFLRVRGRPAEADLVVEWITNRHNLVLTEGPDRIARMVFHTRDGDRPVRQGQPWRLPEPQLREGRDGPVSLERWREVVGALEPGREGRRALLSTFAWTSPLNAAALLRLDPEEGWRRWSELGAIARGERDPDPVLLDTDRGLQPYPLALPGAAHRPMASLLAAIEEATRARGVEAAPTLIPASLLDRLDRHLESLRARCARVEEQLDTLPDPDREQALGDLILARYADVPQGVARVTLTDFEGAAVEVSLDPTLSPHENARARYDEAARIRRAAERLPGLVTEARTAWEAAASLRERADAGDVTADELRSALPDTATGGSGDTGAPLPYRRYTSSGGLEIRVGRGSRRNDDLTFRHSAPDDIWLHARDVAGAHVILRWPHDGNPPARDLAEAAVLAALGSKARTSGSVPVDWTRRKYVRKPRKAPPGLVTPGRVQTVFVEPDPRLEVKLRAE; from the coding sequence ATGCGCTGGGACGCACCCCTCCTCGCGAGCCTCGCCCGAACCCTCGACGACCGGCTGCGCGGCGCTCGGCTGCGCGCGGTCGCGCCCGACTTCGACGCCCAGCGGATGGCCCTGCACTTCCGCGAGGCCACCCTGCTGATCCGGCTTCATCCGAACGAGGCCGGGGTCTTCCTGCTCGACGCCGCGGAACCGCCCCCCGAAGCCCGCCCCCTGGCCTCGAAGCTGCGCGGGGTGAGCACTCCGGCCGACGACCGCATCCTGATCTTCTCCTTCCTGCGGGTGCGCGGACGACCGGCGGAGGCCGACCTGGTCGTGGAGTGGATCACCAACCGGCACAACCTGGTGCTCACCGAGGGGCCCGACCGCATCGCGCGCATGGTCTTCCACACCCGCGACGGCGACCGGCCGGTGCGGCAGGGACAGCCCTGGCGACTGCCTGAACCACAGCTGCGCGAGGGTCGCGACGGCCCGGTGTCCCTGGAGCGGTGGCGGGAGGTGGTCGGAGCGTTGGAGCCCGGACGCGAGGGGCGCCGCGCGCTCCTCTCCACCTTCGCCTGGACCTCTCCCCTGAACGCGGCCGCGCTGCTCCGGCTCGACCCCGAGGAGGGGTGGCGCCGCTGGAGCGAACTCGGCGCGATCGCGCGGGGCGAGCGCGATCCGGACCCGGTGCTGCTCGACACGGATCGGGGACTCCAGCCCTACCCTCTCGCCCTGCCCGGCGCTGCGCATCGGCCGATGGCCTCCCTGCTCGCCGCCATCGAAGAGGCCACGCGGGCCCGGGGGGTGGAGGCGGCCCCGACGCTGATCCCGGCGTCCCTTCTCGACCGCCTGGACCGGCATCTCGAATCGCTGCGCGCCCGGTGTGCCCGTGTGGAGGAGCAGCTCGACACCCTTCCGGATCCCGACCGCGAGCAGGCCCTCGGCGATCTGATCCTCGCGCGCTACGCCGACGTCCCGCAGGGCGTGGCGCGCGTCACCCTCACCGACTTCGAGGGAGCGGCGGTGGAGGTCTCGCTCGACCCCACCCTCAGCCCGCACGAGAATGCGCGGGCCCGCTACGACGAGGCGGCCCGGATCCGCCGGGCCGCCGAGCGCCTGCCGGGACTCGTGACCGAGGCCCGCACCGCGTGGGAGGCCGCGGCCTCGCTCCGCGAGCGGGCGGACGCCGGAGACGTGACCGCCGACGAACTCCGCAGCGCGCTCCCCGACACGGCCACCGGGGGTTCGGGCGACACCGGTGCCCCCCTGCCCTATCGCCGCTACACCTCGAGCGGCGGGCTCGAGATCCGGGTCGGTCGCGGATCCAGACGCAACGACGACCTCACCTTCCGCCACTCCGCCCCCGACGACATCTGGCTCCACGCCCGCGACGTCGCCGGCGCCCACGTGATCCTGCGCTGGCCGCACGACGGCAACCCGCCGGCCCGCGATCTGGCCGAAGCCGCCGTCCTCGCCGCCCTCGGCTCGAAAGCCCGCACCTCGGGCAGCGTCCCCGTCGACTGGACCCGCCGGAAGTACGTCCGCAAACCCCGAAAGGCGCCCCCCGGCCTGGTCACCCCCGGGCGGGTCCAGACGGTGTTCGTCGAGCCGGACCCCCGGCTCGAGGTGAAGCTGCGGGCGGAGTGA
- a CDS encoding HD domain-containing protein → MTLHPVVAAASEGVLPPWARAGKKRVAHMARVAELLDGWARIEGLDDEARRRQVALGYLHDAVKGMKADDLREIVPEAMRDLPDPVLHGPGAAALLRRDGVDDPGLLHAVSWHTLGHPELDACGLALYAADFLEPGRDLRNRWRGELRERMPHDRRAVVAEIVRARVLHLVERRRPVRAETLAFWNRFAEGRSWARASEV, encoded by the coding sequence ATGACGCTGCACCCGGTCGTGGCCGCCGCCTCGGAGGGTGTGCTCCCCCCCTGGGCTCGCGCCGGCAAGAAGCGCGTGGCGCACATGGCCCGGGTGGCCGAGCTGCTCGACGGCTGGGCCCGAATCGAGGGCCTCGACGACGAGGCGCGGAGGCGGCAGGTGGCCCTCGGCTATCTGCACGATGCGGTGAAGGGGATGAAGGCCGACGACCTGCGCGAGATCGTGCCCGAGGCGATGCGCGATCTGCCCGACCCGGTCTTGCACGGCCCGGGAGCGGCGGCGCTTCTGCGTCGCGACGGTGTGGACGACCCCGGGCTCCTGCACGCGGTGTCGTGGCACACCCTCGGACACCCCGAACTCGATGCCTGCGGGCTGGCGCTGTACGCCGCCGACTTCCTCGAACCGGGCCGCGATCTGCGCAATCGCTGGCGGGGGGAGCTGCGGGAGCGCATGCCCCACGACCGCCGGGCGGTGGTGGCCGAGATCGTGCGGGCGCGGGTGCTCCATCTGGTGGAACGTCGTCGGCCCGTGCGGGCCGAGACGCTGGCATTCTGGAACCGATTCGCGGAGGGCCGGTCATGGGCGCGCGCGTCCGAGGTCTAG
- the rlmN gene encoding 23S rRNA (adenine(2503)-C(2))-methyltransferase RlmN yields MANPGPSGRTDLLGLVPDELLAELERHFTARGQKAFRARQVGRWIYETDVPDFEAMTDLPAAERAALAERYHIGDMVLDTAKVSTDRTAKHLWKLHDGELVESVLIPAEDRLTLCLSSQAGCAMGCTFCATGWSGFRRHLTAGEIAGQYRASRRWAAENDYGPITNIVYMGMGEPLANRSAVHPSLTILNQGFGVGARRITVSTVGVVPGIQELSQRPEQFKLALSLHSPVEELRRELIPLEKRWPLPELIRALKAFDAAGGRRITFEYTMIRDVNDAPELAPLLADLAFDLHAFVNLIPFNPIPWQDWGPSTSDRIRHFERVLRDRGVDVAVREPRGRDIDAACGQLRADALVQISE; encoded by the coding sequence ATGGCCAACCCCGGTCCCTCCGGTCGCACCGACCTTCTCGGTCTGGTGCCCGACGAACTCCTCGCCGAACTCGAGCGTCACTTCACCGCCCGCGGGCAGAAGGCCTTCCGCGCCCGCCAGGTGGGCCGGTGGATCTACGAGACCGACGTGCCCGACTTCGAGGCCATGACGGACCTGCCCGCGGCCGAGCGCGCGGCGCTGGCCGAGCGCTACCACATCGGCGACATGGTGCTCGACACCGCCAAGGTGTCGACCGACCGCACGGCGAAGCATCTGTGGAAGCTGCACGACGGCGAGCTCGTGGAATCGGTGCTGATCCCGGCCGAGGACCGCCTCACGCTCTGCCTGTCGTCGCAGGCGGGGTGCGCGATGGGATGCACCTTCTGTGCGACCGGGTGGAGCGGCTTTCGTCGGCACCTCACCGCCGGAGAGATCGCCGGGCAGTACCGCGCCTCGCGCCGGTGGGCCGCCGAGAACGACTACGGCCCGATCACCAACATCGTCTACATGGGCATGGGTGAGCCGCTCGCGAACCGTTCGGCCGTGCACCCCTCGCTCACGATCCTCAACCAGGGGTTCGGCGTGGGGGCGCGTCGCATCACGGTGTCGACGGTGGGCGTGGTGCCGGGCATTCAGGAGCTGTCGCAGCGGCCCGAGCAGTTCAAGCTGGCGCTCTCGCTGCACTCGCCGGTGGAGGAGCTGCGCCGGGAGCTGATCCCCCTCGAGAAGCGCTGGCCGCTGCCCGAACTGATCCGTGCACTGAAGGCCTTCGACGCCGCCGGTGGACGTCGGATCACCTTCGAGTACACGATGATCCGCGATGTGAACGATGCGCCCGAACTCGCTCCCCTGCTTGCAGATCTGGCCTTCGACCTCCACGCCTTCGTCAACCTGATCCCCTTCAATCCGATCCCCTGGCAGGACTGGGGTCCCTCCACCTCCGACCGGATTCGCCACTTCGAGCGGGTGCTCCGGGATCGCGGGGTGGATGTCGCCGTGCGGGAGCCCCGGGGACGCGACATCGACGCCGCCTGCGGTCAGCTGCGCGCCGACGCACTGGTCCAGATCTCCGAGTAG
- a CDS encoding helix-turn-helix transcriptional regulator — protein sequence MATDKLGEFELLVLLSILRQGDEPFANRVRDDLEEHAHRRVTRGALYRTLDRLADKGFLRWSLDTAEVPERGGHPVRRLEVTEAGLAAVRRSRDVLTSFLRGLDPLLDAPS from the coding sequence ATGGCCACCGACAAGCTCGGCGAGTTCGAACTTCTCGTCCTTCTCTCGATCCTGCGTCAGGGCGACGAGCCCTTCGCCAACCGGGTACGGGACGACCTCGAGGAGCACGCCCATCGCCGCGTGACCCGCGGGGCTCTCTACCGCACCCTCGACCGGCTGGCCGACAAGGGTTTTCTGCGGTGGTCGCTCGATACCGCCGAGGTGCCCGAACGCGGCGGGCACCCGGTGCGTCGCCTCGAGGTGACCGAGGCGGGGCTGGCGGCCGTGCGGCGGTCGCGCGACGTGCTCACGAGCTTCCTGCGGGGACTCGACCCGCTGCTGGACGCACCCTCGTGA
- the lepB gene encoding signal peptidase I — translation MSDDERVRRKRRVAGESKGTAGDDERPGWKENIRSLGFAVIFFMILRTFVLQTFFITSGSMEDTLLVGDFLVVNRAAIGGRLPFSDKHVPGYSAPERGDVLVFDPPHTDEFRLVKRLVGMPGDRLEMRDQVLYLNGEAQNESYAVHLPIPDESDPRMGWQTTILADGVDVASYRPTRDNWGPLVVPEGHYFMLGDNREESYDSRYWGLLEHWRVEGKVSFIYFSYNRESYRPFAFVREVRWDRIFDRVR, via the coding sequence ATGAGCGACGACGAGCGGGTGCGGCGGAAGCGGCGGGTGGCGGGCGAGTCGAAGGGGACGGCGGGCGACGACGAGCGGCCGGGGTGGAAGGAGAACATCCGCTCCCTCGGGTTCGCGGTGATCTTCTTCATGATCCTGCGCACCTTCGTGCTCCAGACCTTCTTCATCACCTCGGGTTCGATGGAAGACACCCTGCTCGTGGGGGACTTCCTGGTGGTGAACCGGGCCGCGATCGGTGGGCGACTGCCCTTCTCCGACAAGCACGTGCCCGGGTACTCCGCGCCGGAGCGGGGCGACGTGCTCGTCTTCGATCCGCCCCACACCGACGAGTTCCGACTCGTGAAGCGGCTGGTGGGCATGCCGGGCGACCGGCTCGAGATGCGCGACCAGGTGCTCTACCTCAACGGCGAGGCGCAGAACGAGTCCTACGCGGTGCACCTTCCGATTCCGGACGAGTCCGACCCGCGGATGGGATGGCAGACGACCATTCTCGCCGACGGCGTCGACGTGGCGTCGTACCGCCCCACCCGCGACAACTGGGGACCCCTCGTGGTGCCCGAGGGGCACTACTTCATGCTCGGCGACAACCGCGAGGAGAGCTACGACTCCCGCTACTGGGGCCTGCTCGAGCACTGGCGGGTCGAGGGCAAGGTCTCGTTCATCTACTTCAGCTACAACCGGGAGTCGTACCGCCCCTTCGCCTTCGTGCGCGAGGTGCGGTGGGACCGTATCTTCGACCGCGTGCGATAG
- a CDS encoding PhoH family protein, with the protein MTSGDSTIVEHRLDAEGVDHLMFAGVNDRHLQELHRLFQIRIVLRGDQVLLSGPVEQVERAVGVVQHLIELSRMRAPFDTHDIARFAESFDALGVDGMLSPTEEMRIALPGSRKVISPKSEGQRRYLEAIVAHDVVIGIGPAGTGKTYLAVATAVDALYKRRVKRIILARPAVEAGENLGFLPGDLQEKVDPYLRPLYDALEDMMPADRVRRALEDRTIEIAPLAYMRGRTLSDAFVILDEAQNATTAQMKMFLTRLGLNSRVVITGDKTQIDLPRKSDSGLLQVEQILAGIEGIEIVYLDAMDVIRHRLVKDIIRAYAEAGMDDDGPGPEAG; encoded by the coding sequence ATGACGAGCGGCGACTCGACCATCGTGGAGCACCGACTCGACGCCGAGGGCGTCGATCATCTCATGTTCGCCGGGGTCAACGACCGGCACCTCCAGGAACTGCACCGTCTCTTCCAGATCCGGATCGTGCTTCGGGGCGATCAGGTGCTCCTCTCGGGGCCGGTCGAGCAGGTGGAGCGGGCCGTGGGGGTGGTGCAGCACCTGATCGAGTTGTCGCGCATGCGCGCGCCGTTCGACACCCACGACATCGCCCGGTTCGCCGAGAGCTTCGACGCTCTCGGGGTGGACGGCATGCTCTCGCCCACCGAGGAGATGCGCATCGCGCTGCCCGGTTCGCGAAAGGTGATCTCGCCGAAGTCGGAGGGGCAGCGGCGCTACCTCGAGGCGATCGTGGCGCACGACGTCGTGATCGGGATCGGTCCGGCCGGAACCGGCAAGACCTATCTGGCGGTGGCGACCGCGGTCGACGCGCTCTACAAGCGCAGGGTGAAGCGGATCATTCTCGCCCGTCCCGCGGTGGAGGCGGGGGAGAATCTGGGCTTCCTGCCCGGCGATCTGCAGGAGAAGGTGGACCCCTACCTGCGCCCCCTCTACGACGCGCTCGAAGACATGATGCCCGCCGATCGCGTGCGCCGGGCACTCGAGGACCGCACGATCGAGATCGCTCCTCTGGCGTACATGCGCGGGCGCACCCTCTCCGACGCCTTCGTGATTCTCGACGAAGCCCAGAACGCCACCACCGCGCAGATGAAGATGTTCCTCACCCGTCTGGGGCTGAACTCGCGGGTGGTGATCACGGGCGACAAGACGCAGATCGACCTGCCGCGGAAGTCCGACTCGGGGCTGCTTCAGGTGGAGCAGATCCTCGCCGGCATCGAGGGCATCGAAATCGTCTATCTCGACGCGATGGACGTGATTCGGCACCGGCTCGTGAAGGACATCATCCGCGCCTACGCCGAGGCGGGCATGGACGATGACGGCCCCGGTCCGGAGGCCGGGTGA
- a CDS encoding ADOP family duplicated permease, with protein sequence MSPPGASPPPHPPGPARRLLERLVAGDPAGPSILGDLHEDFVRVARRRGGFAARWWYRREVVALALDRGAAASSSLLRRNGPVHDMLFRPGWMQDARVGLRRFRREPGFALLLVLVIGLGVGATTAVYSVLRPLLIAPLPFEHPERLVWVENDGDRASLSSVTSRTSNLRDFRASSRSFDGVTGYFAFFEQSSYALSGDGPPEELVGVGVADDFFDVLGVTPVLGRDFTPEEGAWNGPPAVMLTHRLFTHRFEADPDIVGRTITLNGRGWEVVGVLPPSFDFSSVFKPGVPVDILVPFAISDETDRWGNTLSIVGRLRDDASVESAQADLDALLSGIAEAQPDRWGLAARVSPLRDYVSGAFRPVLFLLAGAAGTVILLVCVNVANVLLARSPRRSREIAVRRALGATRGQVVRQQLVESVMLATAGGGVGVLIATLVSRGVARTSGVDIPLLSSVQVEGSALVIALMSALVTGVAVGILPALRAADGSESGTLRSGGRGSSHGKGTRGLLEGLVVAEVAIACVLLLAGGLFLRSFQQVLEVDLGFEPEGALAWTLNPGGAFESVTEEADFYREVSRQLSDLPGVESVGLIDALPLGKNRSWMVRADHQLPSDPPSEIFPHLADPGYRAAMRIPLVEGRDLAWTDTDETDPVVLLNESAAAALFPGENAVGRDVMLGSNAWRVVGVVADVRHVGPERPAGLQVYFPITQLWDYGTLDLVVRSDRAAAEVADAVSATLSGLDASMPTRQVTPLPASVDRIVSPRRFALRILSAFGVVALVLVALGIYGVLSHSVSERRKEIAIRMAVGATAESVRRSLVLRTAVLALAGLVIGLAVGLVGTRTVESLLFGVAPTDPLTLVGLTGLLLGVSLLSGTVPAVRASRTNSARVLKE encoded by the coding sequence GTGAGCCCACCCGGCGCCTCTCCCCCGCCCCACCCGCCGGGGCCGGCTCGACGGCTGCTCGAGCGGCTCGTCGCCGGCGACCCCGCGGGCCCCAGCATCCTCGGCGATCTGCACGAGGACTTCGTGCGCGTCGCCCGGCGCCGCGGCGGCTTCGCCGCGCGCTGGTGGTACCGGCGCGAGGTGGTCGCGCTCGCGCTCGATCGCGGGGCCGCCGCCTCCTCTTCCCTTCTCCGCAGGAACGGACCCGTGCACGACATGCTCTTCCGCCCCGGCTGGATGCAGGACGCCCGCGTCGGCCTGCGCCGCTTCCGACGCGAGCCCGGCTTCGCCCTCCTGCTCGTACTGGTGATCGGCCTCGGCGTGGGCGCCACGACGGCCGTCTACAGCGTGCTGCGACCGCTCCTGATCGCCCCCCTGCCCTTCGAGCACCCCGAGCGACTGGTCTGGGTGGAGAACGACGGCGACCGCGCCAGTCTGTCGTCGGTCACCTCGCGCACGTCGAACCTGCGCGACTTCCGGGCGTCGAGCCGGTCGTTCGACGGCGTGACCGGCTATTTCGCCTTCTTCGAGCAGAGCTCGTACGCGCTGTCGGGGGATGGGCCGCCCGAGGAGCTCGTGGGGGTCGGGGTGGCCGACGACTTCTTCGACGTGCTCGGGGTCACTCCGGTGCTCGGGCGCGACTTCACCCCGGAAGAGGGGGCCTGGAACGGGCCCCCGGCGGTGATGCTGACGCACCGGCTGTTCACCCACCGCTTCGAGGCCGATCCCGACATCGTCGGGCGCACGATCACCCTCAACGGTCGGGGCTGGGAGGTGGTCGGGGTGCTGCCGCCGTCCTTCGACTTCTCGTCGGTGTTCAAGCCCGGGGTCCCGGTCGACATTCTCGTGCCCTTCGCGATCTCCGACGAGACCGACCGCTGGGGCAACACCCTCTCGATCGTCGGCCGCCTGCGTGACGACGCCTCGGTGGAGAGTGCCCAGGCCGACCTCGACGCGCTGCTGTCCGGCATCGCCGAGGCCCAGCCCGACCGCTGGGGGCTGGCGGCGCGGGTGTCTCCGCTCCGCGACTACGTGTCGGGGGCCTTCCGCCCGGTACTGTTCCTGCTCGCGGGAGCCGCGGGCACCGTGATCCTGCTCGTGTGCGTGAATGTGGCCAACGTGCTGCTCGCCCGCAGCCCGCGCCGGTCGCGCGAGATCGCCGTGCGGCGAGCCCTCGGGGCCACCCGCGGGCAGGTGGTGCGCCAGCAGTTGGTGGAGTCGGTGATGCTGGCCACCGCGGGCGGAGGGGTGGGGGTGCTGATCGCCACGCTCGTGTCGCGCGGTGTGGCCCGCACGAGCGGCGTCGACATCCCGCTGTTGAGCTCGGTGCAGGTGGAGGGGTCGGCCCTGGTCATCGCCCTGATGTCGGCGCTGGTCACCGGGGTGGCGGTTGGCATTCTGCCGGCCCTGCGCGCGGCCGACGGATCGGAGTCGGGCACGCTGCGGTCGGGGGGCCGAGGCTCGAGCCACGGCAAGGGCACTCGGGGACTCCTGGAGGGGCTGGTGGTGGCCGAGGTCGCGATCGCCTGCGTGCTCCTGCTCGCCGGCGGGCTCTTCCTGCGCAGCTTCCAGCAGGTGCTGGAGGTGGATCTCGGCTTCGAGCCCGAGGGCGCGCTGGCCTGGACCCTCAACCCGGGGGGCGCATTCGAGAGCGTGACCGAGGAGGCGGACTTCTACCGCGAGGTGTCGCGGCAGCTCTCCGACCTGCCCGGCGTGGAGAGCGTGGGGCTGATCGACGCGCTTCCGCTCGGCAAGAATCGAAGCTGGATGGTGCGGGCCGATCACCAGCTGCCGTCCGACCCCCCGAGCGAGATCTTCCCGCACCTGGCCGACCCCGGCTACCGGGCGGCCATGCGGATTCCGCTCGTCGAGGGGCGCGACCTCGCGTGGACCGACACCGACGAGACCGATCCCGTCGTTCTGCTCAACGAGTCGGCTGCCGCGGCCCTCTTCCCCGGCGAAAACGCGGTCGGGCGCGACGTGATGCTCGGGTCCAACGCATGGCGGGTGGTGGGGGTGGTGGCCGACGTTCGGCATGTGGGTCCCGAGCGTCCGGCCGGTCTCCAGGTGTACTTCCCCATCACCCAGCTGTGGGACTACGGCACCCTCGACCTCGTCGTGCGCAGCGATCGCGCGGCCGCCGAGGTCGCGGACGCGGTGTCGGCCACCCTGAGCGGCCTCGACGCCTCCATGCCCACGCGGCAAGTCACGCCGCTGCCGGCATCGGTGGATCGCATCGTCTCGCCCCGCCGCTTCGCCCTGCGGATCCTGTCGGCTTTCGGCGTGGTCGCTCTGGTGCTCGTGGCCCTGGGCATCTACGGGGTGCTCTCGCACTCCGTGTCGGAGCGTCGGAAAGAGATCGCGATCCGCATGGCGGTCGGCGCCACCGCAGAGTCGGTGCGCCGCTCGCTGGTGCTGCGCACGGCGGTGCTCGCCCTTGCGGGGCTGGTGATCGGCCTCGCCGTCGGCCTCGTGGGCACCCGCACCGTGGAGTCCCTGCTCTTCGGTGTCGCCCCCACCGACCCCCTCACCCTCGTCGGCCTGACCGGGCTCCTGCTCGGCGTGTCGCTGCTCTCGGGTACGGTGCCGGCCGTGCGCGCCTCCCGCACCAACTCGGCGCGGGTGTTGAAGGAGTGA
- the aspS gene encoding aspartate--tRNA ligase codes for MTDIGSGSTALRSSSLGVFTAAHIGETHRLTGWVHRRRNLGGLLFLDLRDRSGLLQVSVGPDWTEAESLEIAETFGHEDVVAVEGTIVERPDPNPELPTGAVELRAVTVRRLNKAATPAIPVYRGPEDELPSEELRLQHRVLDLRRAELQANLALRHRLILAVRNYMDGIGFVEVETPILTKPTPEGARDFVVPSSSHPGEFFALPQSPQIYKQILMVAGFDRYFQIARCFRDEALRADRQLEFTQIDVEASFVGVDDILTWMEGLMAELARVGGVPAPLPFPRMTWDEAMERYGSDRPDLRWELEITDFSAALDGIDFRVTQSALDAGGRVRGFRLAGGASLSRRQIEAIEERAKKAGAPGLLWAKRTDEGGSGPLSRFLDESRWQAIGAEPDDLFLMAAGADGVTSPALDAVRAAAIEALELERVRDHAWLWVTDFPVFEAEDDGGLAPNHHPFVQPRPEFIDSLSSDPLAARGDAYDLVYNGTELGSGSIRIHDSALQRRIFTLLGLGDDEIEQKFGFLLRALEAGAPPHGGVAFGMDRIVQRFAGATSLRDVIAFPKTTAARALFEGAPVPIAPGDLADLGLALRGASIQEPERE; via the coding sequence ATGACCGATATCGGTTCCGGCAGTACCGCTCTCCGCTCGTCGTCGCTCGGCGTCTTCACCGCGGCCCACATCGGCGAGACGCACCGCCTCACCGGCTGGGTGCACCGCCGCCGCAATCTGGGGGGGCTGCTCTTCCTGGATCTGCGCGACCGCTCCGGCCTGCTGCAGGTGTCGGTCGGCCCCGATTGGACCGAGGCGGAGTCGCTGGAGATCGCCGAGACCTTCGGCCACGAAGATGTGGTGGCGGTCGAGGGCACCATCGTGGAGCGCCCCGACCCCAACCCCGAGTTGCCGACCGGGGCGGTCGAGCTGCGCGCCGTGACGGTGCGCCGACTCAACAAGGCGGCCACGCCGGCGATTCCCGTCTACCGCGGGCCGGAAGACGAGCTTCCCTCCGAGGAGCTGCGACTCCAGCACCGGGTGCTCGACCTGCGTCGCGCCGAACTCCAGGCGAACCTCGCGCTGCGTCATCGCCTGATTCTCGCCGTGCGCAACTACATGGACGGGATCGGATTCGTGGAGGTGGAGACGCCGATTCTCACCAAGCCCACGCCCGAGGGAGCCCGCGATTTCGTGGTGCCGAGCAGCTCGCACCCGGGCGAGTTCTTCGCGCTTCCGCAAAGCCCGCAGATCTACAAGCAGATCCTGATGGTGGCCGGGTTCGACCGCTACTTCCAGATCGCCCGCTGCTTCCGCGACGAGGCGCTGCGGGCCGACCGGCAGCTGGAGTTCACCCAGATCGACGTCGAGGCGTCGTTCGTGGGGGTGGACGACATCCTGACCTGGATGGAGGGGCTGATGGCCGAGCTGGCGCGGGTGGGTGGCGTGCCCGCGCCGCTGCCCTTCCCGCGCATGACCTGGGACGAGGCGATGGAGCGGTACGGCTCCGACCGTCCCGACCTGCGCTGGGAGCTCGAGATCACCGACTTCAGCGCGGCGCTGGACGGCATCGACTTCCGCGTGACGCAGTCCGCGCTCGACGCCGGAGGGCGGGTCAGGGGATTCCGGCTCGCCGGGGGCGCCTCTCTGTCGCGCAGGCAGATCGAGGCCATCGAGGAGCGGGCCAAGAAGGCCGGTGCCCCGGGGCTGCTGTGGGCCAAGCGCACCGACGAGGGCGGCTCGGGGCCCCTCTCGCGCTTCCTCGACGAGAGCCGCTGGCAGGCGATCGGCGCCGAGCCCGACGACCTCTTCCTCATGGCGGCCGGTGCGGACGGCGTCACCTCGCCCGCCCTCGACGCGGTGCGCGCAGCGGCGATCGAGGCGCTCGAGCTCGAGCGGGTGCGCGACCACGCCTGGCTCTGGGTTACCGACTTCCCGGTGTTCGAAGCCGAGGACGACGGCGGACTGGCCCCCAACCACCACCCCTTCGTGCAACCGCGCCCGGAGTTCATCGACTCCCTCTCGTCGGATCCGCTCGCGGCCCGCGGAGATGCGTACGACCTCGTCTACAACGGCACGGAACTCGGCTCGGGGTCGATCCGTATCCACGACAGTGCGCTGCAGCGGAGGATCTTCACGCTCCTCGGCCTCGGCGACGACGAGATCGAACAGAAGTTCGGCTTTCTCCTCCGGGCTCTCGAGGCCGGCGCCCCCCCCCACGGAGGAGTGGCCTTCGGAATGGACCGGATCGTGCAGCGCTTCGCCGGTGCGACCAGCCTGCGCGACGTGATCGCCTTTCCGAAGACGACGGCGGCCCGGGCTCTCTTCGAGGGAGCCCCCGTACCCATCGCGCCCGGCGATCTCGCCGATCTCGGGCTGGCCCTTCGCGGGGCATCGATCCAGGAACCGGAGCGCGAATGA
- a CDS encoding LytR C-terminal domain-containing protein, which produces MIVVVLTVGAFAGSALGQWWEAPLPGDEGASAAEMASAEGERIRVEVLNGGGRTGMARAATGELRETGFDVVYFGNGEARDSSVVFARTDQVEVARLVADELGIRRVVAEPDSNLYLDVTVVLGQEWEPRPESEADSDGSPPWWDVRRFFRKRPGAPPRPEERLADPPNDDGGA; this is translated from the coding sequence GTGATCGTGGTGGTCCTGACGGTGGGAGCCTTCGCGGGCTCCGCCCTCGGGCAGTGGTGGGAGGCCCCGCTCCCCGGCGACGAGGGCGCGAGCGCGGCGGAGATGGCCTCGGCCGAGGGCGAGCGCATTCGCGTGGAAGTGCTCAACGGGGGCGGGCGCACGGGGATGGCCCGAGCGGCAACCGGCGAACTGCGCGAGACCGGCTTCGACGTGGTCTATTTCGGCAACGGTGAGGCCCGCGACTCGAGTGTGGTGTTCGCCCGCACCGATCAGGTGGAAGTCGCCCGGCTCGTGGCCGACGAGCTCGGCATTCGCCGGGTGGTGGCCGAGCCGGACTCGAACCTCTACCTCGATGTGACCGTAGTACTGGGTCAGGAATGGGAGCCCCGCCCCGAGAGCGAGGCGGACTCCGACGGTTCACCGCCGTGGTGGGACGTGCGCCGCTTCTTCCGGAAGCGTCCGGGCGCCCCTCCTCGCCCCGAGGAGCGGCTGGCGGATCCCCCCAACGACGATGGCGGAGCATGA